A window of the Bombina bombina isolate aBomBom1 chromosome 3, aBomBom1.pri, whole genome shotgun sequence genome harbors these coding sequences:
- the NDUFS5 gene encoding NADH dehydrogenase [ubiquinone] iron-sulfur protein 5: protein MPFIDIQGKLGINADKWLLLQSGVQPYRLAANCHAFEKDWVECASGIGQIRAKKECSLEYEDFMECMHRNKMRKRLQEIQNQKMKLEKEGKYKGPDFSKDENSP from the exons ATGCCATTTATTGATATCCAAGGCAAGCTAGGGATCAACGCAGACAAATGGCTACTTTTACAGAGTGGGGTACAGCCGTATCGCTTGGCTGCAAACTGCCATGCCTTTGAGAAAGACTGGGTAGAATGTGCCAGTGGCATTGGTCAGATTCGTGCTAAGAAGGAGTGCAGTCTAGAGTATGAAGACTTCATGGAGTGCATGCACAGGAACAAAATG AGGAAGCGCTTACAGGAGATTCAGAATCAGAAAATGAAATTGGAGAAAGAAGGCAAATATAAGGGTCCAGACTTTAGCAAAGATGAGAATAGCCCATGA